The DNA sequence tcatcctgatacacggcaccgccttcaggatacaatgtttgaaccattggatgcacatggtcctcaagaatggttcggtagtccttggcagtgacgcgcccatctagcacaagtattgggccaagggaatgccatgatatggcagcccaaaccatcactgatccaccccccatgcttcactctgggcatgcaacagtctgggtggtacgcttctttgggggttctccacaccgtaactctcccagatgtggggaaaacagtaaaggtggactcatcagagaacaatacatgtttcacattgtccacagcccaagatttgcgctccttgcaccattgaaaccgacgtttggcattggcacgagtgaccaaaggtttggctatagcagcccggccgtgtatattgaccctgtggagctcccgacggacagttctggtggaaacaggagagttgaggtgcacatttaatactgccgtgatttgggtagtcatggttttaaattttttggatacaatccgggttagcacccaaacatccctttcagacagcttcctcttgcgtccacagttaatcctgttggatgtggttcgtccttcttggtggtatgctgacattaccctggataccgtggctcttgatacatcacaaaaacttgctgtcttggtcacagatgcaccagcaagacgtgcaccaacaatttgtcctcttttgaactctggtatgtcacccataatgttgtgtgcatttcaatattttgagctaaactgtgctcttaccctgctaattgaaccttcacactctgctcttactggtgcaatgtgcaatcaatgaagactggctaccaggctggtccaatttagccatgaaacctcccacactaaaatgacaggtgtttcagtttcattgtccaacccctgtatatgtgaaTTGACGCTACATAAATAaggtgaattgaattgaatgtttttGATAAACACATCTAACAGAATTACAAGAAATTGTGCCACTGTAACAGACTGCTGAAAACAAAGGGCCTATTTAAAGTTGATTCTTAATGTGTAACTCTGGTTTACCTGTTGTGAAATGatgctacataaataaagtgaattgaAGTGAATGGTTttgaattgaaatgtttttttttgtggttcatGGGTCACAGTTAAGTggcttaacaaaacaaaaataattattcccCTATAAATCATGGCCTCAAAATGACTGTAAAAAGCAACTAACTTTAGACAGACTGGAAATTATGTTGAAAGATTGCCAGAACATTTTGCTTCTTGGAAGtaaagaaatgcagaaaaagGGGATGGATTATAGCTTTTGCACAGCTTCCTTGAGAATATTATGATACTGAGGGTATGTGTTTCTGCAAGCTAATTTAAAATTGTGTGAAAGACTGATATCATGTTTAATCATAAAGTGGAGTGAATATTCTCTTGATCTTTTCCATAGTTCAGACGAGTGGTCGACCATCTCCACTGCAGACAGGGAGAATCTGAAGAAACAAACTGTGGAGACAAGTGAGTTCTGGTGAGTAAAGCTACAGGGGCTACCTTGTCTTAGCAGCCTTTCCTCTTCTCTGAGACTTCTTTCAGTTTCCATCACCTACAGATCCACTGTCCTTTCCTTTGTCACCATGCTCATccactttactttttttaatctcACTACCGAAACCTAAAACATCATGACAGCACAGAGCAGTTTTGCCTGGCTGAGATGTTGTCTGTTAGATTTTGAGTTGGTTCTGCACAATTTAACATTGTAGTGGATGTTTTTTGTCAGATTGTTCACAAAATTTCATGATATTTTTAAACATCACTTTCTTCAGACCAAGGCTCACAATCTTATTCCAAAATTTTCTTCCCTGTAAGGAACAAACTCCCCCCTAACAagcttcctttttctttttaaccagGATGTCCTTTGATGATTTCAAGCAGACCTTTACTAAACTGGAGATGTGCAACCTCACCCCCGACGGGCTGCAAGGCGATGAACGGCACACATGGACGGTATCAGTCAATGAAGGCCGCTGGGTGAAAGGCAGCTCTGCTGGTGGCTGCAGGAACTTCCCAGGTTTGCCTTTTCTGATTAACAGATTTTTATTCgtcttcaaaaaaaaaaggcaatttcatatgACTATTCTCCATAGAAACATTTTGGACAAACCCTCAGTATCGGCTCCAGCTGTATGAGGAGGATGACGACCCAGAGGACGGGCAGGTGGTCTGCACTGCTGTTGTGGCGCTGATGCAAAAGGGTCGGAGGATGCAGCGCCATAAAGGAGCAAAATTCCTTACCATTGGATTTTCTATCTATGAGGTTTATACATGATAGATTTATTCACAGCATGAATCAAAAACACTAAAGACTCTGAAGTGTTACTTTTTGCTTTGTTCGGCAGGTGCCAGAAAAGGTACGGTATCTTCAAGAAGGATGCAATTTCTTAAAGATCAGCATTTCTCCAAAGCTGCGTGTGTTGACTGAAGTATCAAAGCAGAACATATAGTAGTTATCAAACAAACATAGTTTTTGGTCCTTGAATATGTACAAAGACAAATTCCCTTCATGATTTGGTCCATTCTGTTAGTTTTGTAACTGTAAAGTAATGTTTTCTAGCCCTAGAAGGAAATGTGcaaattttcttttgtttgcctGTAAAACCATGAAGATATGGTTTTAACACTAACCAATACACAGATACATAAGGGACTGGTAAATATACATGAACATTTCctaacaaactcaaagattacTTTTTACCAGCAGCAGTGTTCATTTACAGACAAAAAAGTTGTGGCATCACGTACCCGATGTTGCCAATCGTCACTGAGCTGGAAGTGCCCCCCTAATCCTGGACTGAATGGTTGGACAGATTGAGCAAAATCCTTTTTGTGCCACTTTTATTTATAACCTTAAAAGTACCCAAACTTGGTTAGTAATGAcaacacagaaagaaaagaaaaatagaggacttctaataaaaaaaaaaaatacatcatcAGCATGACAAACATTATGTTCAACATGACACCAACCTCTCCTGAAtgtaaatttatgttttttttgttaaaaacctTACCTTTTTACTGATGCTAGCTGGACACAAGAGTCTtttctctcatttcagcattgcaaattttcatgttttgtgtttttccatcatGCCAACCTCTGATACAGAGttaattcacatctcaggattctttaaaatgtgCAGATGCGAGGGCAGAATCAACATCTGCAGAAGGACTTCTTCCTCTATACAGCCTCCACAGCTAAATGCAAGAGCTACATCAACCTGCGTGAGGTAACGGAGCGTTTCCAGCTGCCTCCAGGAGAGTATGTCATCATCCCCACGACCTTTGAACCCCATGAGGAGGGAGAATTCATCCTCAGGGTCTTCTCAGAGAAGCAGAGCACATCTGAGTAAGAATATCTGATGCTCTAGTTACATTTGGAAGTCCAGAGTTGgagattaaaattaaaagactAAATAAGAATGAATGGTCGcagttattgtgtatttttctCTCTTTAGGGAAGCGGAGAGCACCATCGAAACTGATCAAACACAGGTTTGCACACTGATGGTAGAGTGgggtatacatttatttttgtgattCAGGCTCATGTTGTAGCAGCTGCATTTTGGACATGTTTAAGGTAATGTGGGAGAatcagctctgtttttattaactttttctgtttttgatgttAGGGATAGGTGGCAGTTCAATGTTAAAGTTGTCGACTATGAAGTATaaactgaagcaaaacaaaatgattcAATGATAAACATATAGGCATGTTTTATTATGTGGGGACTCAAGATATGCTGCTAAATTCATTTCAAAGATGAACGATACAAACAGGCTGTTTGATTGAAAACTAAGTCAATCATATCATAAATATAGTTTTGTATGAAATTTCCCAGAACCGATCactaaataatttgaaatggtttacggtaaaataaatgatgaaattCTACTGTCAGTTATGTATTATATTTTATCATTGCTAttctttatctttgtttttcataattTAAAGGAGTTTTTTTAATTGATCTCATTTTCCCCTCGGTTCCTCCTCGTCCTTCAGCaagacaagaaaaagaaaagtaaggtaataaaagcataaagttGCAACATTCCTTTCTTGGATTACGACCTAAATCTGTTATTaacatacagtgctgtgaaaaattatttcttcGCTCCAGATTTCTTTAATcgttttcagatcattaaacaaatgGCCTAAAGGAATACAAAAAATGCAACTGATGAAATCATTTATTGAGGTAAAGAAAAATATACCACCCCCTGCCCTTTAATCCATGGATTTACTGAGATTAATCACAATTTTTGGGGCTCAATTTCACCAGCCACAACCAAGGctgattactgccagatctCTAGACTCGAGAAATCACCGAAATAGTTACACACATTTGCTTTTTAATGACCTGTACAGCTTTCCCTAATTAATAGATTAGCAAATTCTCATCTGTACCAGAAACTCCTTCATgaaaatgtccagccatcagtttgtgacctcatgttatgcagcaggacaatgaatgATCCAACAAGTtaacctctgaatggctcaaaaactAAAGTAAAAGAAGGATATGGAGTGGCCTAGACAAATTCCAAggtttaaatctgattgagatactgtggcatgaccttaaacagtcCTTTCATGCTTAAAACCCCTCCAAATGTGGTTATATCAATGAATTACTCAAAGACTGAGTCAAAATTCTTCCAGAACAATTTTTAAGTCTCATTGCTAGTTCTCGCTTGATGGCTCTTGTTTCTAAGAGGGGtgaaacaaacagtttttagtGGTTTAGGGGACAATGCCTTTTTCATATTGGATTATAAAGATTTTTTACCttcatgaatgaaatcatcctttgttgtttgttatttttgtctgatattcaGGCTTGTTCCATGATCTGAGTTAACTGCaacaaacaagtaaaaacattacaaatctgtcagtacaaatatttttttcactatttAAATCAATGAAACTTTATTTATACAACACTTTCTATACAGTCAAATGTATCCCAGAGTGCTTTACAGATGTTAAAAACTGAAGGACTGACATTTAACCACTAAAGACATACAATGAAATTATCAAAATAATCAAATCaagtaaaaaagataaaacaagtaTGTGTAGTAAATCAATGAGAAATCAATTATAGAAacaatactgtgaaaaagtgttttcaaCTGTATGTTATGGGAATGTTAAGAACTGAATGAACTATAATTACTTCAGTATTAGGAGATATACAAATACAATGTTCACAATGTCTATTTGTACCCCTGGTTATGAGtagaaagccttaaaataaataaaatgtttagattataaTTATAATTCCTCCTAGCGAtacttcaaaatgggaaaggcaGGAGAGCATGTCATTCAAACAAGCTAGGTAAAATGAGGACGGTATCGGATGTAAAAAGCTCATTGTTGGCACTGcaataaaagctgaatttattttaaggctttttagatatttttgccAGAGGTGCCAATATTTATTTAGGGCACTGTAGTTATATTATGCAACTAActcttgtttttgtcttttattgccCCTCTGCTCTCTTTCATCGTGGTGGTGTCACACATATGCCAGCCTATTGTGTTTGTATCAGACAGAGCGCGTGCCAACAAAGAAATCGAACATGACGGCATTCAAGGGGAGGGGAGGAAGAaaccaaaggtaccaaaactTTATACTTTAATGCATCCAAATGTACAGGACATGAGAAGTATGGCATTAATGGCTAATTTTAAAACCTGGccctttaaatgttaaaaatcatTCCTTCCCTTTAAGTGTTTATATAAATTTCAATATATCATTTTTGTTAGtgactttttttcttctcattcaTCTGTTAGCAGAAACTGTTTCAACCTGAAGAAGAGACTGAGGAAGAGAAAAGGTTTAGAGCCATTTACAAACAGATTGCGGGTGAGGTACGTATATATGCAGGGATGAGGCGGACTTAGAGAGGCTTTTATGTCTTGACTGTGCTTACCTGGGCAAATATTTCCTCCTTCCCGTAGGACATGGAGATCTGTGCAAACGAACTTAAGAAGATCATGATGAATGTTCTTTCTAAACGTAATGAAAAACAGCTCACCATTGCAGCATTGTTTATAGCACCtatgttaaattgttttatatgaatctatgcattttattttgttttatatagatAATGAGATAAAGACAGAAGGCTTCAGCCTGGAGACGTGTCGAAGTATGATCGCCTTAATGGATGTATCCTTTAAAGTCCCCGAAGGGCGGCGACCTGCATGTTCTAGATGTTCGACAGACCTGAATCAAATCATTGGTTCAATACCAGGCCTCTTGGCAACTTGAAGACATGTTGAGGAGGTACAATTGGCCAATTTAAATCTGTCACTGACCCTTGAAGAGGATTTAGCAGAATTTTCATATTCAACTTCAAAATGTACCCACTAAATATCCAAACTTACAGATTTACATACAACTTTCCAGGTTGGATTCAGCAGTCAGAGCATACTCTTATGCCCTTATAACataaaacagatgttttgtGGAAAAATAACACCTTACACTTACATAGAAACAATGCagctcatatatatatatatatatatatatatatcgtgtccagggtgtaccctgcctctcgcccatagactgctgcagataggcaccagctcccccgcgacccactatggaataagcagtagaaaatgactgactgactgactatatatatatatatatatatatatacacacacacacacacacacacagtacagtttggacacaccttctcattcaaagagttgtctttattttcatgactatgaatattgttgcttcacactgaaggcatcaaaactatgaattaacatgtggaattatatactgaacaaaaaagtgtgaaaccactgaaaatatgtcttatattctaggttcttcaaagtagccaccttttgctttgattactgctccgcacactcttggcattctgttgatgagcttcaagaggtagtcacctgaaatggttttcacttcacaggtgtgccctgtcaggtttaataagtgggatttcaagccttataaatggggttgggaccatcagttgtgttgtgcaggaggtggatacagtacacatctgatagtcctactgaatatacTGTTGCGGACAATacgttcatccgagtcaccagcctcagaaatcgcaggttaacagcagctcagattagagaacaggtcaatgccacacagagttctagcagcagaagaggtgaacggatggactctacatgcctggttcccaccgtgaagcatggaggaggaggtgtgatggtgtgggggtgctttgctggtgacactgtcggggatttattcaaaattgaagacatactgaaccagcatggctaccacagcatcttgcagcggcatgctattccatccggtttgcgtttagttggaccatcatttatttttcaacaggacaatgaccccaaacacacctccaggctgtgtaagagctatttgaccaagaaggagagtgatggggtgctacgccagatgacctggcctccacagtcaccggacctgaacccaatcgagatggtttggggtgagctgaaccgcagagtgaaggcaaaagggccaacaagtgctaagcatctctgggaactccttcaagactgttggaaaaccatttcaggtgactacctcttgaagctcttcaacagaatgccaagagtgtgcgaagcagtaatcaaagcagaaGGTGGCtaatttgaagaacctagaatataagacatattttcagttgtttcacacttttttgttcagtataaaattccacatgtgttaattcatagttttgatgccttcagtgtgaagttacaatattcatagtcatgaaaataaagacaactctttgaatgagaaggtgtgtccaaacgtttggtctgtactgtatatgataATATACCATTACTCTTATGTTAATCCGCATCTCTAAGTGACTGTTGGTGGTAAAGTCCTTCCTGtctgttaaaataaagaattagTTCGTCAATAAACAAGCAGGTGAGGAAGTTGTTAAAATACGGTGGGGGGATATTATGGTTTGGGGTTTCCATGGTGACTCAGGGACACATGTTGAATGAATTCTCTACTgcaataaaaagtgttttggtGAAATGTGGCACAACCAGTCAGAAAGCTGAACAAGAAACAGACTTTCCCACAAGTTAACAAATCCAAGAAATtcagaaaaacaggaaactgagtgTTGTGAAAGAAACAGTTGTCAGTCCTTCAGTAATTTAGATCAgagaaaagttattttacacttaACTTCTAGAAGTACCCagaataattttactttttgcttTTTACTCCCATTAAAACAGTTTCTATCAAATTGACTTAACCGGATTACATTAGTATGAAAGCACtattaaaattatttggattttatgtaaatttTTTCGCATTTTCTTTGTTGGAAATAATAACCAAACCACTGCATCAGATTATTTTTCTGTGACGGACTATTTCTCAGACTGACGGATCGGGGAAGTTGAACTTCCAGGAATTTAAACACTTATGGAAAAAGATCAAGGCGTGGCAGGTTGGAATAATTTAGCTCTAGTTTATTGTCTGCTGATGCCGACAAGTTTTGGCTTAAAATATCTTCACTTTTGCAGCTTATCTTCAAACGGTATGATGAAGACAAATCCTGCTCCATCAGCAGCTTTGAGATGAGGAACGCCGTCAGCGATGCAGGTGGGAGGGAAACTATCAATCAAACATAGACACTGATATTTGGTCTACGCTCTAACTCATATCAGACACAATAATCTGTACATCTCTGGGTTCAAAAAAACTGTCCCTGCAGGGTTTCACCTCAACAAACAGTTGTACGACATCATAGCCATGCGATACGCAGATGAACACCTCAACATTGATTTTGACAGCTACATTTGCTGTTTTGTGAGACTAGAGGGCATGTTCAGTAAGTCAATATATTACTACGCTTGGTTGCTACATTTACCAAAACATACTAACTACATTACTAAGGTCCTACTGAAGCAAAAAGTGGAAAATAACCAGAATAAAAGAGTTTATAGACAGATTTCCTTATATTCCATGTGTGGGAAGTCACTGTTGTCACAAAAAAGGCATAAACTTGATCAGGATAAGCTACAGGAATCCCTGCATGAGTgcaagaataataaaaataaagctctTATTTGGctttatctgtttattttgcAGGGGCATTTAATGCCTTCGATAAAGATGGAGATGGAATAATCAAACTGAATGTCCTGGAGGTAAGCTGCATTCTGTATTTCTCTACCTTACGTGTGATTCTGTTTCACTCCTTTAAAAGTAAGTCTGCTTTTAGTAGCCATTAACAAGCTTAATATCGTACAATCTGACCATAAAACATCtggcttgtccatgtgggcGTCTGCAAATTTCCTTTAAAGGCGTCACTTTTCTGGTCAGCGTCCTCTCAGTCCATGTTAATGTGAACTCACTTCAGTCTGGGAAGGATCTGGGAGTGGATCAAGCAGGAAGAATACTTTGATTCAAATTGTTATACATCCAGATTTTAGTGCATAAATTCCTTTGCACTGGGTTTGCTGGTTCCACATCATGTGGTTTGTTGTTTGGGCACAGCCCAATAATTGAATTCCTCACCCAGAAACAAGgaataaattaatttgattactttttaaaaccacagagagattctgtaaaatatatattttttgtgttactgtttcttcttctttcagtGGCTTCAGCTGACCATGTACTCCTAGATGTTGTCCAGGACAGCCAGCGATCTACTAGATCACACCTCAGTTGAGACTTTCTGTCCAGTTAGTGCAGTTAGAGAGAGGTTGTGGTGCTAAACTTTTGCTTAAGCATTTATCCTTCTCTTGTCAAAGTTTTAACTTCAGCTCTggggaacaaaacaaaaaaaaaaaagattaaagatTAATGTTATAAATTTGAAAGAACCTGTTTAAAAGAATAGAAATAAACATGGAAAGTTTGAATTTTTATTGATGTAAACATACAGTAaggattaaaataaatacatactgTGGGGAATATAATACAAAGACTGTGACAAGACTCCTTCAGCGTCTATAAAAGTTGCTCTTGATTCCCTCAGAAAAGGTATGTGGGAAAATGCAGAAATATAAAGATGTTGTTGCTATAAATTAGTAAATGCTcagctacaaaaaaaaaatctatgtagTGGACATGAAAGCTGGATTACAatcatgtttcctaaaaaaggtgcatttcagcacattatttattcatttcattATTATCAATACAGAAGAGTTTCTCCACAACTCTGGGCAGCTTCTATCTGAGTTGCATTGTTGGCTTTTTTCAGTCACTGTTGATGAAAACACCCATTTTAAAAGGCTGAGATGCAGAATCATGTAATTAGTCCTCAAAAACGGCTCAGGATTAGTGACCAGTCGGTTGATGTTTGGTTCATGACTATATCTGCTGGTTTAATAAAGTTATTACATTTATGTTTGTAGCTAAAACAGCATCTGGTGTAATTATCCCACAGTTGAATGTGGAAATGAAGTGAAAGTGTCTGTTTCATGTATGAAGTAATGACATCTGGCTGTTTATTAGATGTTAACAAACAAGTATT is a window from the Girardinichthys multiradiatus isolate DD_20200921_A chromosome 15, DD_fGirMul_XY1, whole genome shotgun sequence genome containing:
- the capn3b gene encoding calpain-3b isoform X2, translating into MEDRNYPGKVPVVEETNVKVLFDTEASLEPDGNVDYGITGANSIYSAILSRNEAVKDAKRLKTFLELRDKYVMKNVLFEDPLFPANDSSLFYSQKPQMKFEWKRPSEICENPQFIVDGANRTDICQGELGDCWLLAAIACLTLNEKLLYRVIPAEQSFTENYAGIFHFQFWRYGEWIDVVVDDRIPTCNNLLVFTKSFRKNEFWSALLEKAYAKLHGSYEALKGGNTLEAMEDFTGGVTEFFELSEAPADLFTIMRKALERGSLMGSSIDVSSASELESRTEEGLVRGHAYSITGLEECEEVSKDTRIRLIRLRNPWGFVLWKGRWSANSDEWSTISTADRENLKKQTVETSEFWMSFDDFKQTFTKLEMCNLTPDGLQGDERHTWTVSVNEGRWVKGSSAGGCRNFPETFWTNPQYRLQLYEEDDDPEDGQVVCTAVVALMQKGRRMQRHKGAKFLTIGFSIYEVPEKMRGQNQHLQKDFFLYTASTAKCKSYINLREVTERFQLPPGEYVIIPTTFEPHEEGEFILRVFSEKQSTSEEAESTIETDQTQQDKKKKSKPIVFVSDRARANKEIEHDGIQGEGRKKPKKLFQPEEETEEEKRFRAIYKQIAGEDMEICANELKKIMMNVLSKHNEIKTEGFSLETCRSMIALMDTDGSGKLNFQEFKHLWKKIKAWQLIFKRYDEDKSCSISSFEMRNAVSDAGFHLNKQLYDIIAMRYADEHLNIDFDSYICCFVRLEGMFRAFNAFDKDGDGIIKLNVLEWLQLTMYS
- the capn3b gene encoding calpain-3b isoform X1, encoding MEDRNYPGKVPVVEETNVKVLFDTEASLEPDGNVDYGITGANSIYSAILSRNEAVKDAKRLKTFLELRDKYVMKNVLFEDPLFPANDSSLFYSQKPQMKFEWKRPSEICENPQFIVDGANRTDICQGELGDCWLLAAIACLTLNEKLLYRVIPAEQSFTENYAGIFHFQFWRYGEWIDVVVDDRIPTCNNLLVFTKSFRKNEFWSALLEKAYAKLHGSYEALKGGNTLEAMEDFTGGVTEFFELSEAPADLFTIMRKALERGSLMGSSIDVSSASELESRTEEGLVRGHAYSITGLEECEEVSKDTRIRLIRLRNPWGFVLWKGRWSANSDEWSTISTADRENLKKQTVETSEFWMSFDDFKQTFTKLEMCNLTPDGLQGDERHTWTVSVNEGRWVKGSSAGGCRNFPETFWTNPQYRLQLYEEDDDPEDGQVVCTAVVALMQKGRRMQRHKGAKFLTIGFSIYEVPEKMRGQNQHLQKDFFLYTASTAKCKSYINLREVTERFQLPPGEYVIIPTTFEPHEEGEFILRVFSEKQSTSEEAESTIETDQTQQDKKKKSKPIVFVSDRARANKEIEHDGIQGEGRKKPKQKLFQPEEETEEEKRFRAIYKQIAGEDMEICANELKKIMMNVLSKHNEIKTEGFSLETCRSMIALMDTDGSGKLNFQEFKHLWKKIKAWQLIFKRYDEDKSCSISSFEMRNAVSDAGFHLNKQLYDIIAMRYADEHLNIDFDSYICCFVRLEGMFRAFNAFDKDGDGIIKLNVLEWLQLTMYS